Proteins encoded by one window of Macaca mulatta isolate MMU2019108-1 chromosome 10, T2T-MMU8v2.0, whole genome shotgun sequence:
- the LOC144329367 gene encoding ral-GDS-related protein-like isoform X2: MGSARQATDTSSPGSLSLQSSTQQIKQELLDGFHFSIFFKEGQGHPATNHSQCWSGYENEICRMPTFQPRTGEKLLESLVPAFLTKPISSYATCLGPSWDFITVPHFLELLVRSTTTSILFTWPPENTSVCCQALQRSSFWIKLAFRTFAWPGLGLEDHQEIVLGQLVLPEPKEAKPDDPAPPPGQHALTMLALEPAPADLQPALEPESPVALDAPGYLHSASAPAPAPGEGPPSGTVLEPPSAPESPCPCPGTVKSQLTEELPDITTFPPRLLAEQLTLIDADLFKKVELYECLGSIWGQRHQKGSEHVAPTVCATIAHFNRLTNCVTTSCLGDHSMRALDRARVVEHWIKVARECLRLNNFSSVHAIVSALRSNPIHRLHKTWAGVSSKSTKYLKELCKKDTAVKRDLLIKAGSFKVATQERNPQRAQMRLRRQKKGMVPFLGDFLTELHRLDSAIPDDLDGNSNKRRKEVRVLQEMQLLQVAAMNYRLRPLEKFVTCFSRMEQLSDKESYKLSCQLEPESQ, translated from the exons ATGGGGTCAGCCAGGCAGGCCACTGACACATCTTCGCCTGGCTCACTCTCTTTGCAGAGCTCCACACAGCAGATCAAGCAGGAGCTGTTGGATGGATTCCATTTCTCCATCTTCTTCAAAGAAGGGCAGGGGCACCCTGCTACCAACCACAGCCAGTGCTGGTCTGGG TATGAAAATGAGATATGCAGGATGCCAACTTTCCAGCCCCGCACAGGGGAGAAGCTGTTGGAGTCCCTGGTTCCAGCCTTTCTAACTAAACCCATCTCGTCGTATGCCACCTGCCTGGGTCCCTCCTGGGACTTTATCACCGTGCCACACTTTTTGGAACTACTGGTTAGAAG caccaccacctccATTTTGTTCACCTGGCCCCCTGAAAACACTTCAGTTTGCTGCCAGGCCCTGCAACGGTCATCTTTCTGGATAAAGCTGGCCTTCAGAACCTTCGCCTGGCCTGGACTGGGCTTGGAGGACCATCAGGAAATTGTCCTAGGCCAGTTGGTGCTTCCGGAGCCCAAGGAGGCCAAGCCAGATG atcctgctccacctcctgggcaaCACGCATTAACAAtgctggccctggagccagcacCAGCGGACCTGCAGCCTGCTCTGGAGCCAGAGTCACCTGTAGCCCTGGATGCACCAGGATATCTACATTCAGCatcagcaccagcaccagcaccagggGAAGGGCCCCCTTCAGGAACAGTGCTGGAGCCACCGTCAGCCCCAGAGTCCCCCTGTCCCTGTCCCGGGACTGTCAAGAGCCAACTCACTGAGGAGCTGCCGGACATCACGACCTTCCCTCCCAGGCTGCTGGCTGAGCAGCTGACCCTCATAGATGCG GATCTCTTCAAGAAGGTGGAGCTCTACGAATGCTTGGGCTCCATCTGGGGCCAACGACATCAGAAGGGGAGTGAGCACGTGGCACCCACAGTTTGTGCCACCATTGCACACTTCAACAGGCTCACCAACTGTGTCACCACCTCCTGCCTCGGGGACCACAGCATGAGGGCCCTGGACAGGGCCAGGGTGGTGGAGCACTGGATCAAAGTGGCCAGG GAGTGCCTACGTCTCAACAACTTCTCCTCGGTGCACGCCATCGTCTCTGCTCTGCGCAGCAACCCAATACATCGGCTACACAAGACGTGGGCAGGAGTGTCCAG CAAAAGCACAAAATATCTAAAAGAACTCTGCAAAAAAGACACTGCAGTGAAGAGGGACCTGCTGATCAAG GCGGGGAGCTTTAAGGTGGCCACCCAGGAGAGGAACCCCCAGAGAGCCCAGATGAGGCTACGGAGGCAGAAGAAG GGCATGGTCCCCTTCCTGGGGGATTTTCTGACTGAGTTACACAGGTTGGATTCAGCCATCCCGGATGATCTGGAT GGCAACAGCAACAAGAGGAGGAAG GAGGTCCGAGTTCTGCAGGAAATGCAGCTGCTCCAAGTGGCTGCCATGAATTACAGGCTTCGGCCCCTGGAGAAATTTGTCACTTGTTTCTCAAGAATGGAGCAGCTCAGTGACAAGGAGAG CTACAAGCTGTCCTGTCAGCTGGAGCCCGAATCCCAGTAG
- the LOC144329367 gene encoding ral-GDS-related protein-like isoform X3 has translation MSKLLTNLPGAEVLSVQVHSALLQGHWEENLSGTLGRRRVHTALLHGQVCPFQDSTDGLCTTTSILFTWPPENTSVCCQALQRSSFWIKLAFRTFAWPGLGLEDHQEIVLGQLVLPEPKEAKPDDPAPPPGQHALTMLALEPAPADLQPALEPESPVALDAPGYLHSASAPAPAPGEGPPSGTVLEPPSAPESPCPCPGTVKSQLTEELPDITTFPPRLLAEQLTLIDADLFKKVELYECLGSIWGQRHQKGSEHVAPTVCATIAHFNRLTNCVTTSCLGDHSMRALDRARVVEHWIKVARECLRLNNFSSVHAIVSALRSNPIHRLHKTWAGVSSKSTKYLKELCKKDTAVKRDLLIKAGSFKVATQERNPQRAQMRLRRQKKGMVPFLGDFLTELHRLDSAIPDDLDGNSNKRRKEVRVLQEMQLLQVAAMNYRLRPLEKFVTCFSRMEQLSDKESYKLSCQLEPESQ, from the exons ATGAGCAAGCTGCTCACAAATCTGCCTGGAGCTGAAGTCTTGAGTGTCCAGGTGCACAGTGCTCTGCTCCAGGGCCATTGGGAAGAGAACCTCAGTGGGACGCTGGGGCGCAGAAGGGTCCATACAGCCCTGCTACATGGCCAGGTCTGCCCCTTTCAGGACAGCACTGATGGCTTGTG caccaccacctccATTTTGTTCACCTGGCCCCCTGAAAACACTTCAGTTTGCTGCCAGGCCCTGCAACGGTCATCTTTCTGGATAAAGCTGGCCTTCAGAACCTTCGCCTGGCCTGGACTGGGCTTGGAGGACCATCAGGAAATTGTCCTAGGCCAGTTGGTGCTTCCGGAGCCCAAGGAGGCCAAGCCAGATG atcctgctccacctcctgggcaaCACGCATTAACAAtgctggccctggagccagcacCAGCGGACCTGCAGCCTGCTCTGGAGCCAGAGTCACCTGTAGCCCTGGATGCACCAGGATATCTACATTCAGCatcagcaccagcaccagcaccagggGAAGGGCCCCCTTCAGGAACAGTGCTGGAGCCACCGTCAGCCCCAGAGTCCCCCTGTCCCTGTCCCGGGACTGTCAAGAGCCAACTCACTGAGGAGCTGCCGGACATCACGACCTTCCCTCCCAGGCTGCTGGCTGAGCAGCTGACCCTCATAGATGCG GATCTCTTCAAGAAGGTGGAGCTCTACGAATGCTTGGGCTCCATCTGGGGCCAACGACATCAGAAGGGGAGTGAGCACGTGGCACCCACAGTTTGTGCCACCATTGCACACTTCAACAGGCTCACCAACTGTGTCACCACCTCCTGCCTCGGGGACCACAGCATGAGGGCCCTGGACAGGGCCAGGGTGGTGGAGCACTGGATCAAAGTGGCCAGG GAGTGCCTACGTCTCAACAACTTCTCCTCGGTGCACGCCATCGTCTCTGCTCTGCGCAGCAACCCAATACATCGGCTACACAAGACGTGGGCAGGAGTGTCCAG CAAAAGCACAAAATATCTAAAAGAACTCTGCAAAAAAGACACTGCAGTGAAGAGGGACCTGCTGATCAAG GCGGGGAGCTTTAAGGTGGCCACCCAGGAGAGGAACCCCCAGAGAGCCCAGATGAGGCTACGGAGGCAGAAGAAG GGCATGGTCCCCTTCCTGGGGGATTTTCTGACTGAGTTACACAGGTTGGATTCAGCCATCCCGGATGATCTGGAT GGCAACAGCAACAAGAGGAGGAAG GAGGTCCGAGTTCTGCAGGAAATGCAGCTGCTCCAAGTGGCTGCCATGAATTACAGGCTTCGGCCCCTGGAGAAATTTGTCACTTGTTTCTCAAGAATGGAGCAGCTCAGTGACAAGGAGAG CTACAAGCTGTCCTGTCAGCTGGAGCCCGAATCCCAGTAG
- the LOC144329367 gene encoding ral-GDS-related protein-like isoform X1 — translation MSKLLTNLPGAEVLSVQVHSALLQGHWEENLSGTLGRRRVHTALLHGQVCPFQDSTDGLCTTTSILFTWPPENTSVCCQALQRSSFWIKLAFRTFAWPGLGLEDHQEIVLGQLVLPEPKEAKPDDPAPPPGQHALTMLALEPAPADLQPALEPESPVALDAPGYLHSASAPAPAPGEGPPSGTVLEPPSAPESPCPCPGTVKSQLTEELPDITTFPPRLLAEQLTLIDADLFKKVELYECLGSIWGQRHQKGSEHVAPTVCATIAHFNRLTNCVTTSCLGDHSMRALDRARVVEHWIKVARECLRLNNFSSVHAIVSALRSNPIHRLHKTWAGVSSKSTKYLKELCKKDTAVKRDLLIKAGSFKVATQERNPQRAQMRLRRQKKGMVPFLGDFLTELHRLDSAIPDDLDGNSNKRRKEVRVLQEMQLLQVAAMNYRLRPLEKFVTCFSRMEQLSDKERWGFMMMSRLVSNSWPQAIHSPQLPKVLTVQLQAVLSAGARIPVGWKHPAVAGALLGCFLEHQLCIILHPDRRHQETTSRWLAAQLHLDPTPQHQLLLLARVRPWDFCMSGGKPFYVYFL, via the exons ATGAGCAAGCTGCTCACAAATCTGCCTGGAGCTGAAGTCTTGAGTGTCCAGGTGCACAGTGCTCTGCTCCAGGGCCATTGGGAAGAGAACCTCAGTGGGACGCTGGGGCGCAGAAGGGTCCATACAGCCCTGCTACATGGCCAGGTCTGCCCCTTTCAGGACAGCACTGATGGCTTGTG caccaccacctccATTTTGTTCACCTGGCCCCCTGAAAACACTTCAGTTTGCTGCCAGGCCCTGCAACGGTCATCTTTCTGGATAAAGCTGGCCTTCAGAACCTTCGCCTGGCCTGGACTGGGCTTGGAGGACCATCAGGAAATTGTCCTAGGCCAGTTGGTGCTTCCGGAGCCCAAGGAGGCCAAGCCAGATG atcctgctccacctcctgggcaaCACGCATTAACAAtgctggccctggagccagcacCAGCGGACCTGCAGCCTGCTCTGGAGCCAGAGTCACCTGTAGCCCTGGATGCACCAGGATATCTACATTCAGCatcagcaccagcaccagcaccagggGAAGGGCCCCCTTCAGGAACAGTGCTGGAGCCACCGTCAGCCCCAGAGTCCCCCTGTCCCTGTCCCGGGACTGTCAAGAGCCAACTCACTGAGGAGCTGCCGGACATCACGACCTTCCCTCCCAGGCTGCTGGCTGAGCAGCTGACCCTCATAGATGCG GATCTCTTCAAGAAGGTGGAGCTCTACGAATGCTTGGGCTCCATCTGGGGCCAACGACATCAGAAGGGGAGTGAGCACGTGGCACCCACAGTTTGTGCCACCATTGCACACTTCAACAGGCTCACCAACTGTGTCACCACCTCCTGCCTCGGGGACCACAGCATGAGGGCCCTGGACAGGGCCAGGGTGGTGGAGCACTGGATCAAAGTGGCCAGG GAGTGCCTACGTCTCAACAACTTCTCCTCGGTGCACGCCATCGTCTCTGCTCTGCGCAGCAACCCAATACATCGGCTACACAAGACGTGGGCAGGAGTGTCCAG CAAAAGCACAAAATATCTAAAAGAACTCTGCAAAAAAGACACTGCAGTGAAGAGGGACCTGCTGATCAAG GCGGGGAGCTTTAAGGTGGCCACCCAGGAGAGGAACCCCCAGAGAGCCCAGATGAGGCTACGGAGGCAGAAGAAG GGCATGGTCCCCTTCCTGGGGGATTTTCTGACTGAGTTACACAGGTTGGATTCAGCCATCCCGGATGATCTGGAT GGCAACAGCAACAAGAGGAGGAAG GAGGTCCGAGTTCTGCAGGAAATGCAGCTGCTCCAAGTGGCTGCCATGAATTACAGGCTTCGGCCCCTGGAGAAATTTGTCACTTGTTTCTCAAGAATGGAGCAGCTCAGTGACAAGGAGAG GTGGGGTTTCAtgatgatgtccaggctggtctcaaactcctggcctcaagcaatccactcacctcagcttcccaaagtactgacagtacag CTACAAGCTGTCCTGTCAGCTGGAGCCCGAATCCCAGTAGGCTGGAAACATCCTGCAGTGGCTGGGGCCCTATTGGGATGCTTTCTAGAACACCAGCTCTGCATCATCCTTCACCCAGACCGGAGACACCAGGAAACCACATCTAGGTGGCTGGCAGCTCAGCTACATCTTGACCCCACTCCTCAACACCAGCTGCTCCTGCTGGCCAGGGTCAGGCCATGGGACTTTTGCATGTCAGGCGGGAaaccattttatgtttattttctttag